In the genome of Flavobacteriales bacterium, one region contains:
- a CDS encoding ABC transporter permease, with protein MLFFRLISESALFALQALWVNKLRTFLSLLGVTIGILSIIGVLTFIDSLESNIRGSINRLGQNTIFVEKWPWTNFGPDYPWWKYFNRPVATLKESNEVRKRCQAASAVAFQASGQKTVKYRNSSVEGVSVIAVSHPAERIEAYEFSSGRYFTEIESAAGRNVIILGGAVAKGLFPFGDPLGKNIKLFGRNLKVVGVLKTEGENIFDTGNDNNVVIPINYARNITDIKSDQVNPRIMVLAKPGVSNAALMSELQGVMRSIRKIKPGEEDNFALNESNMLSQNFDGFFTTMSTVGFLIGFFSILVGGISIANIMFVSVKERTNIIGIQKALGAKSYFILIQFLLEAITLSIIGGLFGLGMVFIGTLISGALGMDVNMTVGNIVLGLVMSGTIGVLAGIIPAWSAARMDPVEAIRS; from the coding sequence GTGTTATTTTTTCGTCTGATATCCGAAAGTGCCTTGTTCGCCCTACAGGCTTTGTGGGTGAACAAACTGCGTACGTTCCTGTCGCTGCTCGGTGTCACCATCGGCATTCTTTCCATCATCGGCGTACTGACCTTCATTGATTCGCTGGAATCCAACATCCGCGGCAGCATTAACCGGTTGGGACAGAACACCATTTTTGTTGAGAAATGGCCCTGGACCAACTTTGGTCCGGACTACCCCTGGTGGAAATATTTCAACCGCCCCGTAGCTACCCTCAAGGAAAGCAACGAGGTCAGAAAGCGCTGCCAGGCAGCCAGCGCCGTAGCCTTCCAGGCGAGCGGTCAGAAAACCGTCAAGTACAGAAACAGCAGCGTGGAAGGGGTCTCCGTGATCGCCGTATCTCACCCCGCCGAACGGATCGAAGCTTACGAATTCTCAAGCGGCAGGTATTTTACAGAGATCGAATCCGCGGCCGGACGCAACGTGATCATCCTCGGCGGAGCGGTTGCGAAAGGGTTGTTCCCTTTCGGTGATCCGCTGGGGAAAAACATCAAGCTCTTCGGACGCAACCTGAAAGTGGTGGGTGTGCTTAAAACAGAAGGTGAAAATATCTTCGACACCGGAAACGACAACAACGTGGTGATCCCCATCAACTATGCCCGCAACATCACCGACATCAAGTCCGACCAGGTGAATCCACGCATCATGGTACTGGCCAAGCCCGGCGTTTCAAATGCCGCACTGATGAGCGAACTCCAGGGTGTGATGCGATCCATCCGTAAAATCAAACCTGGCGAAGAAGACAATTTTGCATTGAATGAATCCAATATGTTGAGCCAGAACTTCGACGGTTTCTTCACTACCATGTCCACCGTCGGATTCCTGATCGGTTTCTTCTCCATCCTGGTGGGTGGCATCAGCATCGCCAACATCATGTTCGTTTCAGTGAAAGAACGCACCAACATCATTGGCATACAAAAGGCCCTTGGGGCCAAATCCTATTTCATCCTTATCCAGTTCCTGCTGGAAGCCATCACCCTGAGCATCATCGGCGGCTTATTCGGCCTGGGCATGGTGTTTATCGGAACACTTATTTCAGGTGCATTGGGAATGGATGTGAACATGACCGTCGGCAACATCGTACTCGGACTTGTCATGTCAGGAACCATCGGTGTGCTTGCAGGCATTATCCCGGCATGGTCTGCAGCCAGAATGGACCCAGTGGAAGCGATCAGGTCGTAG
- the purH gene encoding bifunctional phosphoribosylaminoimidazolecarboxamide formyltransferase/IMP cyclohydrolase — MEEKKKIKSALVSVFNKDGLEGPVRKLHALGVRLYSTGGTQKYLEDLGLPVTPVEDLTSYPSILGGRVKTLHPKVFGGILSRRNESSDVAQLAEYEIPEIDLVLVDLYPFEKTVASGASEQDIIEKIDIGGISLIRAAAKNFRDVLIIPSVQDYEFLEKLLENGQGFTLLEERRRMAARAFDVSSHYDSAIYRYFSGDAMLSYKESAGPAHVLRYGENPHQAGVFYGNLEGVFEKLNGKEISYNNLLDIDAAMSLIAEFEEPTIAVLKHNNACGIASRDTLADAWKDALAGDPVSAFGGIIVCNRPVDVATAEEMHKLFFEVLIAPDFTPEVLTLLTQKKNRIILKSKTFDVPSKLSRTILNGLLVQDRDAKAESKEDLKTVTKRQPTAQEISDLLFAVRIVKHTKSNAIVLVKNKQLLASGVGQTSRVDALDQAVKKAGHFGFDLKGSVMASDAFFPFPDCVEIADRAGIRTVIQPGGSVKDQDSVDYCDAHDMAMVMTGFRHFRH; from the coding sequence ATGGAAGAAAAGAAAAAGATCAAGTCGGCCCTGGTTTCGGTTTTCAACAAAGATGGCCTCGAAGGTCCGGTACGCAAACTTCATGCACTCGGTGTGAGGTTATATTCAACGGGTGGTACCCAGAAGTACCTGGAAGACCTGGGATTGCCGGTGACCCCGGTGGAAGACCTGACAAGTTATCCTTCCATTCTTGGCGGGCGTGTGAAAACATTGCACCCGAAGGTATTCGGAGGTATCCTGAGCAGGCGCAATGAGTCGTCGGATGTGGCCCAACTGGCCGAGTATGAGATTCCTGAGATCGACCTGGTGCTGGTGGATCTCTATCCGTTTGAGAAAACAGTGGCTTCAGGTGCTTCGGAGCAAGACATCATTGAAAAGATAGACATAGGAGGGATTTCGCTGATCCGTGCTGCAGCCAAGAATTTCAGGGATGTGCTGATCATTCCTTCGGTGCAGGACTATGAATTCCTGGAAAAACTGTTGGAGAACGGACAGGGCTTCACACTTCTCGAAGAAAGACGCAGGATGGCGGCGCGGGCCTTTGATGTTTCTTCCCATTACGATTCGGCGATCTATCGCTACTTCAGCGGTGATGCCATGCTGTCGTACAAGGAAAGCGCCGGTCCGGCCCATGTGCTGCGTTACGGTGAAAATCCTCACCAGGCCGGTGTGTTCTATGGCAACCTGGAAGGCGTGTTCGAGAAGCTGAACGGGAAAGAGATATCCTACAACAACCTGCTTGATATCGACGCGGCTATGTCTTTGATTGCGGAGTTTGAAGAACCTACCATTGCGGTGCTGAAGCACAACAATGCATGCGGAATTGCCAGTCGCGATACGCTGGCTGATGCCTGGAAAGATGCGCTGGCCGGAGATCCGGTGAGCGCCTTCGGTGGCATCATCGTTTGTAACAGACCGGTGGATGTGGCCACAGCTGAAGAAATGCACAAGCTGTTTTTTGAGGTGTTGATTGCACCTGACTTCACCCCTGAAGTACTAACCCTGCTGACACAAAAGAAGAACAGGATCATCCTTAAAAGCAAAACATTCGACGTACCGTCCAAACTTTCACGCACCATCCTGAACGGATTGCTGGTGCAGGACAGGGATGCCAAGGCCGAATCGAAAGAGGATCTGAAAACGGTCACGAAACGACAACCGACCGCACAGGAGATCAGTGACCTGCTTTTTGCCGTTCGGATCGTTAAGCACACCAAATCCAACGCCATCGTTCTGGTAAAAAACAAACAGCTTCTTGCCAGCGGCGTGGGGCAAACCTCAAGGGTGGATGCCCTGGATCAGGCGGTGAAAAAGGCAGGTCATTTCGGATTTGACCTGAAAGGATCGGTGATGGCATCCGATGCATTCTTTCCTTTTCCCGATTGTGTGGAGATCGCAGACCGTGCGGGTATTCGTACGGTAATTCAGCCGGGCGGATCGGTGAAAGATCAGGATTCGGTGGATTATTGTGATGCCCATGACATGGCCATGGTGATGACCGGTTTCCGCCATTTCAGACATTGA
- the mreD gene encoding rod shape-determining protein MreD, with protein sequence MKTLVNHIVRFIGLILLQVLVLNHIGFLGRFTPYLYLYILLVLPMDMNRSVVLLLAFCTGMVMDIFSNTAGMHTSACLLLAFIRPAVLGYQNSREQFEGTRPGIITLGLKGFVSYVMILVLVHHILLLWLEVFTWTGVFSILFRALFNALLTGGLIIAVEVIFAKSPVRR encoded by the coding sequence GTGAAGACACTCGTTAACCATATCGTCCGTTTCATCGGGTTGATTCTGTTGCAGGTGTTGGTGCTCAACCACATCGGTTTCCTGGGAAGGTTCACGCCATACCTGTACCTATACATCCTGCTGGTGCTTCCGATGGACATGAACAGGAGTGTGGTGTTGCTGCTGGCATTTTGCACCGGGATGGTGATGGATATCTTTAGCAACACCGCAGGGATGCACACCTCGGCTTGCCTGCTGCTGGCCTTTATTCGCCCGGCAGTACTTGGCTACCAGAACAGCAGGGAGCAATTCGAAGGTACGCGTCCCGGCATCATCACCCTCGGATTGAAAGGCTTCGTTTCGTATGTGATGATTCTTGTGCTCGTGCATCACATCCTCCTTTTGTGGTTGGAGGTGTTCACATGGACAGGTGTTTTTTCCATCCTGTTTCGGGCACTGTTCAATGCCCTGCTCACCGGCGGATTGATCATTGCCGTTGAGGTGATCTTTGCCAAATCCCCCGTAAGACGATGA
- the rodA gene encoding rod shape-determining protein RodA: MRGQKGIWNGLDGWLLLIYIVLVLMGWLNIYAAVYDETHASILDTSRNYGKQLIWIGTALVIALVILLIDSKFWESFSYVIYGFTLFTLVAVLLFGREVAGSRSWFEIGSFRLQPAEFAKFATALALGRYLAGFETKMEHMGTKMWSAVLIMAPAALILLQGDAGSSLVYAAFVLVLFREGLSGKFLILGVGVAVLFILALLIDKLILVGIFAGITLLLVWLVRKSKLEILVVIAGFLMSSAVVYSVDYVFDHVLAQHQKTRINVLLGKELDAKGAGYNVNQSKIAIGSGGLAGKGFKRGTQTKYNFVPEQSTDFIFCTVGEEWGFLGSFVVISLFLVMLLRILFIAERQRSRFSRVYGYGVAAILFFHFLVNIGMTIGLAPVIGIPMPFFSYGGSSLWGFTILLFIFIKLDSVRMEILG; encoded by the coding sequence ATGCGCGGACAGAAAGGCATATGGAACGGATTGGACGGGTGGCTGTTGCTGATTTACATCGTGCTCGTGCTGATGGGATGGCTGAACATATACGCAGCCGTGTATGATGAAACGCACGCCAGCATCCTGGATACGTCCAGGAACTATGGCAAACAGCTGATCTGGATCGGCACGGCGCTGGTCATTGCCCTGGTGATTCTTCTGATCGATAGCAAGTTTTGGGAATCATTTTCCTACGTGATATACGGGTTCACGCTATTCACTTTGGTGGCTGTGTTGTTGTTCGGCAGGGAAGTGGCGGGTTCCAGGTCGTGGTTTGAAATAGGCTCATTCCGCCTGCAACCTGCTGAATTCGCCAAGTTCGCCACGGCATTGGCATTGGGCAGATACCTGGCCGGGTTTGAGACCAAGATGGAGCATATGGGGACCAAAATGTGGTCGGCGGTGCTCATCATGGCGCCTGCTGCATTGATCCTGCTTCAGGGTGATGCGGGATCATCGCTGGTATATGCAGCGTTTGTATTGGTGCTTTTCCGGGAAGGATTGTCCGGTAAGTTTCTGATCCTGGGTGTGGGTGTCGCAGTTTTGTTTATCCTGGCCTTGCTGATCGATAAGCTCATATTGGTTGGCATATTTGCCGGTATCACGCTGTTGCTGGTTTGGCTGGTGCGGAAATCAAAGCTGGAGATCCTGGTGGTAATTGCCGGTTTCCTGATGTCATCTGCGGTGGTTTACAGCGTTGATTACGTATTCGATCATGTACTGGCACAGCACCAGAAAACACGCATCAACGTGCTGCTGGGTAAAGAACTGGATGCCAAGGGTGCGGGCTACAACGTAAATCAGAGCAAGATTGCCATCGGTTCGGGCGGGCTTGCCGGCAAAGGGTTCAAACGAGGTACGCAAACCAAGTACAACTTTGTTCCGGAGCAAAGCACCGACTTCATCTTCTGTACGGTGGGCGAGGAGTGGGGCTTCCTGGGCAGCTTCGTGGTCATCAGCTTGTTTCTGGTCATGTTGTTGCGGATCCTCTTTATAGCCGAGCGACAGCGGTCGCGGTTCAGTCGTGTATACGGATATGGGGTGGCGGCCATCCTGTTTTTCCACTTTCTTGTGAACATCGGCATGACCATAGGTCTGGCACCGGTGATAGGTATTCCTATGCCTTTCTTCAGTTATGGCGGTTCATCGCTATGGGGGTTCACCATCCTGCTGTTCATCTTTATTAAGCTGGATTCAGTGAGGATGGAGATACTGGGGTAG
- the mreC gene encoding rod shape-determining protein MreC, translating to MRALLNFILRNHFFFVFLSLMMVSFWMLIEQNSFQRAAFINSSNSVTGGVYGTWTNITSYFYLSEDIRMLQEENARLRSLVQMGKGINEEAPVTVIDSASGFQYIYQPATVVSNSLNQRSNFMTLSVGSDEGIGEDMGVVNSKGIVGIVKSVSGHYAAAMSMLHKDTKISARFKRTGYIGVVQWNGEDPQIFTMVDVPLPAEIQKGDTVVTSGASAIFPKGLMVGTVLEHEVIPGDNFYTVTVRSAVDFGNLSHVYIVRNLHQEEQLQLQQSVINSEDTR from the coding sequence ATGAGGGCATTGCTCAACTTCATACTGCGCAATCATTTTTTCTTTGTCTTCCTGTCGCTGATGATGGTGTCTTTCTGGATGCTTATCGAACAAAATTCATTTCAGCGGGCTGCCTTCATCAACTCCTCCAACAGCGTGACCGGTGGCGTGTATGGCACCTGGACCAACATCACCTCTTACTTTTATCTGAGTGAGGACATCCGCATGCTGCAGGAAGAAAATGCAAGACTCAGATCCCTGGTACAAATGGGGAAGGGAATAAATGAAGAGGCACCGGTGACCGTGATCGACTCGGCTTCCGGTTTCCAATACATATACCAGCCCGCAACGGTTGTGTCGAACAGCCTGAACCAACGCAGCAATTTCATGACCCTTTCGGTGGGCAGCGACGAAGGTATCGGAGAAGACATGGGTGTGGTTAACTCGAAAGGCATTGTGGGCATTGTCAAAAGTGTATCCGGACACTACGCTGCGGCCATGTCTATGCTGCACAAAGACACCAAGATCAGCGCCAGGTTCAAGCGAACCGGGTACATAGGTGTGGTGCAGTGGAACGGAGAGGATCCACAAATATTCACCATGGTGGATGTGCCGTTGCCCGCAGAAATACAGAAGGGAGATACGGTGGTCACCAGCGGCGCTTCGGCCATCTTTCCCAAAGGCCTGATGGTGGGAACCGTGCTTGAACACGAGGTAATCCCCGGTGATAATTTTTACACGGTAACCGTCAGGTCTGCTGTTGACTTCGGCAACCTGTCGCACGTCTATATCGTCCGGAACCTGCATCAGGAAGAGCAGCTTCAATTGCAGCAAAGTGTGATCAACAGTGAAGACACTCGTTAA
- the mrdA gene encoding penicillin-binding protein 2, producing MRPQSTKMLVVAAIFIVASLILLARLFYIQVLDDQYKLYANDNVLRYVTVYPARGLLYDRHGDLLAFNEPAYDLMVIPRQVKEMDTADFCQLVGISMDDFRLRMQAAKHYSYYKASVFEKNILSVPSGIIREKQYKFPGFYLQQRTLRTYPDSIAAHLLGYVGEVDDARIKKDPYYKPGDYIGISGLEKTYERELRGQRGTRIMMVDVHNRIVGSFENGAFDTLSVPGKNLYTTLDAQLQAYGEKLMANKMGSIVAIEPSTGEILALVTAPSYDPNLLVGQKRATNYSKLAHDSLKPLFNRATMAGYPPGSTFKVINALVGMQEGVLFTSTTYPCQRGYHFGGLTVGCHAHASPLNLIQSIQQSCNSYYCHVFRSIIDPYKTTEEGFQAWRKHVTSFGLGSRLGTDLDQDLPGFVPTVEYYDKYHHKGGWKSLTIISLAIGQGELLVTPMQMANMCATIANRGYYYVPHVVRRIDDEKDINPEYHAKHLTTVDSKYFDIAVEGMAKVVESGTGRGAAIKDIAVCGKTGTAQNPHGKDHSIFMAFAPMDDPKIAIAVYVENAGFGSSWAAPIAGLMIEKYLKGVVARTDVEKKMMETTPLNQP from the coding sequence ATGAGACCGCAGTCAACCAAAATGCTGGTTGTGGCTGCCATATTCATCGTAGCATCCCTGATTCTGCTGGCAAGGTTGTTTTACATCCAGGTGCTGGACGACCAGTACAAGCTGTATGCGAATGACAACGTGCTGAGGTATGTAACGGTGTATCCTGCGCGCGGACTTCTGTACGACAGGCACGGAGACCTGCTCGCCTTCAATGAACCTGCGTATGACCTGATGGTCATTCCCCGCCAGGTGAAGGAAATGGATACGGCCGACTTCTGTCAACTGGTGGGTATTTCCATGGACGATTTCCGGCTTCGCATGCAAGCGGCGAAACATTACTCGTATTACAAGGCATCGGTGTTTGAAAAGAACATCCTGTCGGTGCCCAGCGGTATCATCCGCGAAAAGCAATATAAATTCCCCGGTTTCTACCTGCAGCAACGCACGCTGCGCACCTATCCGGATTCTATCGCCGCACACCTGCTGGGTTATGTGGGTGAGGTGGATGATGCGAGGATCAAAAAGGACCCCTACTACAAACCCGGTGATTACATCGGCATCAGCGGCCTGGAAAAAACCTATGAGCGGGAACTCCGCGGCCAGCGTGGCACGCGCATCATGATGGTGGATGTTCACAACCGCATCGTGGGGAGTTTTGAGAACGGTGCGTTTGATACGTTGTCTGTTCCCGGCAAAAACCTATATACCACGTTGGATGCGCAGTTGCAGGCATACGGGGAGAAACTCATGGCGAATAAGATGGGCAGCATCGTGGCCATCGAACCTTCCACGGGAGAAATCCTGGCCCTTGTCACCGCGCCTTCTTATGATCCTAACCTGCTGGTGGGCCAGAAACGCGCCACCAATTACAGCAAGCTCGCCCACGACAGCCTGAAACCTTTGTTCAACCGTGCCACCATGGCCGGGTATCCTCCCGGGTCTACTTTCAAGGTGATCAACGCCCTGGTGGGTATGCAGGAGGGTGTACTTTTTACATCCACCACCTATCCCTGTCAGCGAGGCTACCATTTCGGTGGACTCACCGTGGGATGTCATGCACATGCCAGTCCGCTCAACCTCATTCAATCCATTCAGCAATCCTGCAATTCCTATTACTGCCATGTGTTCCGCTCCATCATCGATCCTTACAAAACAACCGAGGAGGGTTTCCAGGCATGGCGCAAACACGTGACCAGTTTCGGCCTCGGTTCGCGACTGGGAACTGATCTTGATCAGGACTTGCCTGGCTTTGTGCCCACCGTGGAGTACTATGACAAGTATCACCACAAAGGCGGATGGAAGTCGCTCACCATCATTTCACTGGCCATCGGGCAGGGGGAATTGCTGGTAACGCCCATGCAGATGGCCAACATGTGTGCGACCATTGCCAACCGGGGTTATTATTATGTACCGCACGTGGTGCGAAGAATTGACGATGAGAAGGATATCAACCCGGAATACCACGCCAAACACCTTACCACCGTCGACTCCAAATACTTTGATATCGCCGTTGAAGGTATGGCAAAAGTGGTGGAGTCCGGTACCGGTAGAGGTGCAGCGATCAAGGACATTGCGGTTTGCGGTAAAACCGGAACAGCACAAAATCCACATGGAAAGGATCATTCCATCTTCATGGCATTCGCACCGATGGACGATCCCAAGATTGCCATTGCGGTGTATGTGGAGAACGCCGGCTTTGGCTCAAGCTGGGCGGCGCCCATCGCTGGCCTGATGATAGAAAAGTATCTCAAGGGAGTGGTAGCCAGAACCGATGTTGAAAAGAAAATGATGGAAACAACACCTTTAAACCAACCCTGA
- a CDS encoding rod shape-determining protein, which translates to MGLFDFLTQEIAIDLGTANTLILCQDKVVVDEPSIVAMDRISGRVIAVGKQAMQMHGKTHENIKTIRPLKDGVIADFHAAEHMIRGMIKMINRKSKLFKPTLRMVICIPSGITEVEKRAVRDSAEHADAKEVYLIHEPMAAAIGMGIDVEEPNGNMVIDIGGGTSEIAVIALGGIVCDKSIRVAGDDFTSDIEDYMRRQHNILIGERSAERIKIEVGAALTEIDNPPPDFAVHGRDLMTGIPKEISVSYVEIAHALDKSISKIEEAILNALEMTPPELSADIYRTGIYLAGGGALLRGLDKRISMKTKLPVHIAEDPLRAVARGTGIALKNVHKFPFLIR; encoded by the coding sequence ATGGGATTATTTGACTTTTTGACGCAGGAAATTGCGATTGATCTGGGAACGGCGAATACCCTCATCCTGTGTCAGGACAAGGTGGTGGTAGATGAGCCGTCGATCGTTGCAATGGACCGGATCTCCGGCCGCGTGATTGCCGTTGGCAAGCAGGCCATGCAGATGCACGGTAAAACCCACGAGAACATAAAAACGATCCGTCCGCTGAAAGATGGAGTGATCGCAGACTTCCATGCTGCCGAACACATGATCCGCGGAATGATCAAAATGATCAACAGGAAAAGCAAGTTGTTCAAGCCCACTTTGCGAATGGTGATCTGTATCCCGTCGGGCATCACCGAAGTGGAAAAACGTGCCGTACGTGACTCCGCCGAACACGCGGATGCCAAGGAAGTATACCTGATCCACGAACCCATGGCCGCAGCCATCGGGATGGGGATTGACGTGGAAGAACCCAACGGCAACATGGTGATTGATATCGGCGGAGGTACCAGCGAGATTGCGGTGATCGCGTTGGGTGGTATCGTTTGCGACAAATCCATCCGTGTGGCGGGAGATGATTTCACCAGCGACATAGAAGATTACATGCGCAGGCAGCACAACATCCTCATCGGGGAACGTTCCGCCGAACGCATCAAGATAGAAGTGGGAGCAGCACTGACCGAGATCGACAACCCGCCGCCGGATTTCGCGGTGCATGGCCGTGACCTGATGACGGGCATCCCCAAGGAGATCTCCGTTTCATACGTGGAGATCGCACATGCATTGGACAAGTCGATTTCGAAGATCGAGGAGGCGATCCTGAATGCTTTGGAGATGACACCGCCTGAACTTTCAGCCGACATCTACCGCACCGGCATTTACCTTGCCGGAGGAGGCGCCTTGTTGCGCGGACTTGACAAAAGGATTTCAATGAAAACCAAATTACCGGTTCATATTGCCGAAGATCCACTTCGTGCTGTGGCCAGGGGAACCGGCATCGCTTTGAAAAACGTGCACAAGTTCCCCTTCCTGATTCGGTAA
- a CDS encoding SurA N-terminal domain-containing protein has translation MAVIGSIRKRMGVLLIFFVGGALLAFILGDLASSRVSLFTSDNTTIVEVAGQKISYDDYLNHVNQQIKSYEAYTGKAAEGEMESYLRDQAWDRMIRETILDQQFSEAGVAVSPEEVFDMVQGKNIHPEVKRAFSNPQTGEFNAAQVVMQMKSQKDNEQFQTWWNSFERDIIRDRYYDKYTTLIKKGLYTTTAEAQRSAEENSAKVTMVYVQKAFKSIPDSTIQVTDADISAYYNAHKEEYRQKEEERTIEYVVFDVNPSHADTAEVEEWIGQMKTELAASEDDSLFVNRNADTPFDAEYHSKGTIAANLDSVFFSADKGTIVGPYFENGSYKLAKLMDRRMRPDSAQLRTILILAKQPGDTLAAHNKADSLVQVLKGGADFKTVAFQNSDDQTNKADSGNIGWVSEYDQKVQYYGQQFADTCFAVGSKGLIVLKMPFGAIIADVQAQTPAVPQVQIAFVDRRVVPGTETFNDIYAKANAFAGTSRTPEAFQANSNTLSKRVAENLHAGDRNVTGLESARELIRWIFNNNEGDISDVMSFGDKFVVAYVKQVFERGYIPIEKKKLELELLAKKEKKAEQLMADFNKVTGGNADIQSVAVALQETAKPVDNFSFGASFVTGLGMEPAVIGTAFALQPNQLSKPIKGNSGVYVITVQSATPAEAQTDLTGTKASLSSNLQSRVNGEVLGALIDQADVHDHRTKFQ, from the coding sequence ATGGCAGTCATTGGTAGCATTAGAAAAAGAATGGGTGTCCTCCTGATATTCTTCGTAGGAGGCGCTCTGTTGGCCTTTATCCTGGGAGACCTTGCCAGTTCCCGCGTATCCCTGTTCACTTCGGATAATACCACCATCGTGGAGGTGGCGGGTCAGAAGATTTCCTATGATGACTACCTGAACCACGTCAACCAACAGATCAAATCGTATGAGGCCTATACCGGCAAAGCTGCCGAAGGTGAAATGGAATCATACCTGCGCGACCAGGCCTGGGACCGCATGATCCGTGAAACCATCCTTGACCAACAGTTCAGCGAGGCCGGTGTAGCCGTTTCTCCCGAAGAAGTATTCGATATGGTTCAGGGTAAAAACATTCACCCTGAGGTTAAACGCGCCTTCTCAAACCCGCAAACCGGTGAGTTCAATGCCGCCCAGGTGGTGATGCAGATGAAGAGCCAGAAAGACAACGAACAATTCCAGACCTGGTGGAACAGCTTCGAACGCGACATCATCCGTGACCGTTATTACGACAAGTACACCACCCTCATCAAGAAAGGACTGTACACCACCACCGCCGAGGCCCAACGCAGTGCCGAAGAAAATTCAGCCAAGGTAACCATGGTGTATGTACAAAAAGCCTTCAAGAGCATCCCTGACAGTACCATCCAGGTGACTGATGCAGACATCTCCGCATACTACAACGCACATAAGGAAGAGTACCGGCAGAAAGAAGAGGAACGCACCATCGAATACGTTGTGTTCGATGTAAATCCCTCCCACGCTGATACTGCGGAAGTGGAAGAATGGATCGGCCAAATGAAGACCGAACTGGCCGCCAGCGAAGACGACAGCCTTTTCGTGAACCGGAATGCCGATACACCTTTCGATGCCGAGTACCATTCGAAAGGAACAATCGCCGCCAACCTGGATTCCGTATTCTTCAGCGCTGACAAAGGCACAATCGTAGGCCCCTACTTCGAGAACGGCTCCTACAAACTGGCCAAACTGATGGATCGCCGCATGCGCCCTGACAGCGCCCAGCTCCGTACCATCCTGATCCTGGCCAAACAGCCGGGAGATACCCTCGCCGCGCACAACAAGGCCGATAGCCTGGTGCAGGTGCTGAAAGGTGGTGCCGATTTCAAAACCGTTGCCTTCCAGAACTCCGACGATCAAACCAACAAAGCCGACAGCGGCAACATTGGCTGGGTATCCGAATATGACCAGAAGGTGCAGTACTACGGTCAACAATTTGCAGACACCTGCTTCGCAGTGGGTTCAAAAGGCCTGATCGTTCTGAAGATGCCCTTCGGTGCCATCATCGCGGATGTGCAGGCACAAACACCCGCAGTTCCCCAGGTGCAGATCGCATTTGTAGATAGAAGGGTGGTCCCGGGTACCGAAACTTTCAATGACATTTATGCCAAAGCCAACGCATTTGCGGGCACCAGTCGCACACCCGAAGCATTCCAGGCCAATTCGAACACACTTTCCAAACGTGTGGCTGAGAACCTTCATGCAGGCGACCGGAATGTGACCGGCCTCGAATCAGCCCGTGAACTGATCCGCTGGATCTTCAATAACAACGAAGGTGATATCTCCGACGTGATGTCTTTCGGCGATAAATTCGTGGTTGCTTATGTGAAGCAGGTATTCGAAAGAGGGTACATCCCCATTGAAAAGAAGAAACTCGAACTTGAGTTGCTCGCAAAAAAGGAAAAGAAAGCCGAACAACTCATGGCCGACTTCAATAAAGTAACCGGCGGCAATGCCGACATCCAATCGGTGGCCGTGGCCCTGCAGGAAACTGCCAAACCTGTCGACAATTTCTCATTCGGTGCGTCTTTCGTTACCGGCTTGGGTATGGAACCCGCCGTAATAGGAACCGCTTTCGCACTACAGCCCAATCAGCTCTCAAAACCCATCAAGGGCAATTCCGGTGTATATGTGATCACCGTTCAATCCGCTACCCCGGCAGAGGCCCAAACCGACCTCACCGGAACCAAGGCATCCCTGAGCAGCAACCTGCAATCTAGGGTGAATGGTGAAGTACTCGGCGCCCTGATCGATCAGGCCGACGTACACGATCACCGCACGAAGTTTCAGTAA